The Cronobacter sakazakii genome has a window encoding:
- the flgD gene encoding flagellar hook assembly protein FlgD, translating to MSVTSSINESYSTSSTSSATAGSSLTGSNASDLQSSFLTLLVAQLKNQDPTNPMQNNELTTQLAQISTVSGIEKLNTTLGSISGQIDNSQSLAASALIGHGVMIPGSTILTGKETTTPFGVELQQAADKVTATVTDKSGKVVRTIEIGALSAGVHTFSWDGTMSDGTKAPDGSYNVSIAASNGGTQLVAQPLNFALVNGITRSNGASLLDLGTYGTTTLDQVRQII from the coding sequence ATGTCGGTTACGTCCAGCATTAACGAAAGTTACAGCACCAGCAGTACCAGCAGCGCAACCGCAGGCAGCAGTCTGACCGGGAGCAACGCCTCGGATCTGCAAAGCAGCTTCCTGACGCTTTTGGTGGCGCAGCTGAAAAACCAGGACCCCACCAACCCGATGCAGAACAACGAACTGACCACGCAGCTTGCGCAGATCAGCACCGTGAGCGGCATCGAGAAACTGAACACCACGCTCGGATCTATCTCCGGCCAGATCGATAACAGCCAGTCGCTTGCGGCGAGCGCGCTTATCGGTCACGGCGTGATGATCCCGGGCAGCACCATTCTGACCGGCAAAGAGACCACGACACCGTTTGGCGTCGAGTTGCAACAGGCCGCAGATAAAGTTACCGCCACTGTCACTGATAAGAGCGGGAAAGTCGTTCGTACCATCGAAATCGGCGCGCTGAGCGCTGGCGTTCATACCTTCTCATGGGATGGCACGATGAGCGACGGCACTAAGGCGCCGGATGGCTCCTACAACGTCTCCATTGCCGCAAGCAACGGAGGCACCCAGCTGGTCGCACAGCCGCTTAACTTCGCGCTGGTGAACGGCATTACGCGAAGCAACGGCGCGAGCCTGCTGGATCTCGGCACCTACGGGACCACCACACTCGACCAGGTACGGCAAATTATTTAA
- the flgE gene encoding flagellar hook protein FlgE, translating to MAFSQAVSGLNAASTNLDVIGNNIANSATYGFKSGSVSFADMFAGSKAGLGVKVAGITQDFGDGVTTNTGRKLDVAISQNGFFRLLDSNGGVFYSRNGQFKLDEKSNLVNMQGMQVTGYPATGTPPTIQQGADPIPLTIPTAQMPASQTTSANFVMNLNSSDDVPAQSPFDPANSSTFNKSVPLTVYDSLGNEHNLKLYYVKTADNQWDVYNNDTSVSGSTPTKLTSLTFSDSGALTSITNAAPAGSQQVPISVASLNGSAAFTFSMNLTGTTQQNSGANVLLTSNQNGYKPGDLVGYQVNEDGSLVGNYSNEKSQLLGQIVLANFANPEGLSSQGDNVWSASTASGVALLGSAGTGNFGKLTSGALEASNVDLSKELVNMIVAQRNYQSNAQTIKTQDQILNTLVNLR from the coding sequence ATGGCCTTTTCACAAGCGGTCAGCGGTCTGAATGCTGCCAGCACCAACCTCGACGTTATCGGCAACAACATTGCCAACTCCGCCACTTATGGTTTTAAGTCTGGCTCCGTCTCTTTCGCCGACATGTTTGCCGGTTCGAAAGCAGGGCTCGGCGTTAAAGTTGCGGGTATCACCCAGGACTTCGGCGACGGTGTGACCACCAACACTGGCCGTAAGCTCGACGTGGCTATCAGCCAGAACGGTTTTTTCCGTCTGCTCGACAGCAACGGCGGCGTGTTCTACAGCCGTAACGGCCAGTTCAAACTGGACGAAAAAAGCAACCTGGTGAATATGCAGGGTATGCAGGTGACCGGCTATCCGGCAACCGGCACCCCGCCGACCATTCAGCAGGGCGCAGACCCGATTCCGCTGACCATCCCGACCGCGCAGATGCCGGCAAGCCAGACCACCAGCGCGAACTTCGTGATGAACCTGAACTCCTCTGACGATGTTCCGGCGCAGTCTCCATTCGATCCGGCTAACTCCAGCACCTTTAACAAAAGCGTGCCGCTGACCGTTTACGATAGCCTCGGTAACGAACACAACCTGAAGCTGTACTACGTGAAAACCGCGGATAACCAGTGGGATGTCTATAACAACGACACCAGCGTAAGCGGCTCAACACCGACCAAGCTGACCAGCCTGACTTTCAGCGACAGCGGCGCTCTGACCAGCATCACCAACGCGGCGCCGGCGGGCTCCCAGCAGGTGCCGATTTCTGTGGCGTCCCTGAACGGCTCTGCGGCATTCACCTTCAGCATGAACCTGACCGGCACCACTCAGCAAAACTCCGGCGCTAACGTCCTCCTGACCTCCAACCAGAACGGCTACAAGCCGGGCGACCTGGTGGGTTATCAGGTAAACGAAGACGGCAGCCTGGTGGGTAACTACTCCAACGAGAAGAGCCAGCTTTTGGGTCAGATCGTGCTGGCGAACTTCGCCAACCCGGAAGGTCTCTCTTCCCAGGGCGATAACGTCTGGTCTGCAAGCACCGCCTCTGGCGTGGCGCTGCTGGGCTCTGCCGGTACCGGCAACTTCGGCAAGCTGACCAGCGGCGCGCTCGAAGCGTCCAACGTCGACCTGAGTAAAGAACTGGTCAACATGATCGTCGCGCAGCGTAACTACCAGTCGAACGCGCAGACCATCAAGACTCAGGACCAGATCCTCAATACCCTGGTTAACCTGCGCTAA
- a CDS encoding YceH family protein, which translates to MKHQFSALEARVIGCMLEKQVTTPEQYPLSVNGVVTACNQKTNREPVMNLSEAQVQETLDQLVKRHYLRTVSGFGNRVTKYEQRFCNSEFGDLKFSPAEVALVTTLLLRGAQTPGELRSRAARMHEFSDTATLENALETLATREDGPFVTRLPRELGKRESRYMHLFCGEPDTTTLAASNETAGVDTDALTARVEALELEVAELRERLESLLGHLGE; encoded by the coding sequence ATGAAACATCAGTTCAGCGCGCTGGAAGCGCGCGTCATCGGCTGTATGCTGGAAAAACAGGTCACCACGCCTGAGCAATATCCGCTTTCGGTCAACGGCGTGGTGACTGCCTGCAATCAGAAAACCAACCGCGAGCCGGTGATGAACCTGAGCGAAGCGCAGGTGCAGGAGACGCTGGATCAGCTGGTGAAACGCCATTATCTGCGCACCGTCAGCGGTTTCGGCAATCGCGTGACCAAATATGAGCAGCGCTTTTGTAATTCTGAATTTGGCGATCTGAAATTCTCGCCTGCCGAAGTCGCGCTGGTCACGACCCTGCTGCTGCGCGGCGCGCAGACGCCGGGCGAGTTGCGCAGTCGCGCAGCGCGCATGCATGAGTTCAGCGACACGGCGACGCTCGAAAACGCGCTTGAGACGCTCGCCACCCGTGAGGACGGGCCGTTTGTCACGCGTCTGCCGCGCGAGCTGGGCAAGCGTGAAAGCCGCTATATGCATCTTTTTTGCGGCGAGCCGGATACCACAACGCTTGCCGCCAGTAACGAAACCGCAGGCGTTGATACCGACGCCTTAACCGCGCGCGTTGAGGCGCTGGAGCTTGAGGTGGCGGAACTGCGCGAGCGCCTCGAATCACTGTTAGGTCACCTGGGAGAATAA
- the flgM gene encoding flagellar biosynthesis anti-sigma factor FlgM, with the protein MSIERTSPLKPVSTVQPRENSEPQAPKARPTETAAAGSASVTLSGAQAKLMKPGADDINVERVEALKAAIRNGELKMDTGKIADALIQEAQSFLQDK; encoded by the coding sequence ATGAGCATTGAACGCACGTCACCCCTGAAACCAGTGAGTACGGTGCAACCGCGCGAAAACAGTGAACCGCAGGCACCGAAAGCCCGTCCGACGGAAACCGCGGCGGCTGGCAGCGCCAGCGTCACCTTAAGCGGCGCCCAGGCAAAACTGATGAAGCCAGGCGCTGATGATATCAACGTTGAGCGTGTGGAAGCGCTGAAGGCCGCCATTCGTAATGGCGAGCTGAAAATGGACACCGGCAAAATCGCCGATGCGCTTATCCAGGAAGCTCAGAGTTTCTTGCAGGATAAATAA
- the murJ gene encoding murein biosynthesis integral membrane protein MurJ, translated as MNLLKSLAAVSSMTMFSRVLGFARDAIVARVFGAGMATDAFFVAFKLPNLLRRIFAEGAFSQAFVPILAEYKSKQGEDATRVFVAYVSGLLTLALFVVTIAGMLAAPWVILVTAPGFADTADKFALTSSLLRITFPYILLISLASLAGAILNTWNRFSVPAFAPTFLNISMIGFALFAAPYFNPPVLALAWAVTVGGVLQLVYQLPHLKKIGMLVLPRINFKDAGAMRVMKQMGPAILGVSVSQISLIINTIFASFLVSGSVSWMYYADRLMEFPSGVLGVALGTILLPSLSRSFASGNHDEYSRLMDWGLRLCFLLALPSAVALGILAKPLTVSLFQYGKFSGHDALMTQQALVAYSVGLMGLIVVKVLAPGFYSRQDIKTPVKIAIVTLIMTQVMNLVFIGPLKHAGLALSIGLAACLNASLLYWQLRKRKIFQPQPGWGAFLTRLIIAVLVMSAALIGVMHFMPDWAQGSMPLRLLRLAGVVVAGVIAYFATLTVLGFRVRDFARRTV; from the coding sequence ATGAATTTACTGAAGTCGCTGGCTGCGGTCAGCTCGATGACGATGTTTTCCCGCGTGCTCGGGTTTGCGCGCGACGCCATTGTGGCGCGGGTATTCGGGGCCGGGATGGCGACCGACGCCTTCTTCGTGGCGTTCAAACTGCCGAACCTGCTGCGTCGTATCTTCGCCGAAGGCGCGTTCTCGCAGGCGTTTGTGCCGATCCTCGCCGAATATAAAAGCAAGCAGGGCGAAGACGCCACGCGCGTGTTTGTGGCCTATGTCTCTGGCCTGCTGACGCTGGCGCTCTTTGTGGTGACGATAGCCGGCATGCTGGCCGCACCCTGGGTGATTCTGGTGACCGCGCCGGGTTTTGCTGATACGGCCGATAAATTCGCGCTCACTTCGTCGCTGTTGCGTATTACCTTTCCTTATATTCTGCTGATTTCGCTGGCCTCGCTCGCGGGGGCGATTCTTAACACCTGGAACCGCTTTTCGGTGCCGGCGTTCGCGCCCACGTTTCTTAATATCAGCATGATTGGCTTTGCGCTTTTCGCCGCGCCATATTTTAACCCGCCGGTGCTGGCGCTCGCGTGGGCAGTCACGGTCGGCGGCGTGTTGCAGCTCGTTTATCAACTGCCGCACCTGAAGAAAATCGGCATGCTGGTGCTGCCGCGCATTAACTTTAAAGATGCGGGCGCGATGCGCGTCATGAAACAGATGGGGCCGGCCATTCTCGGCGTGTCGGTGAGCCAGATCTCGCTCATTATCAACACGATTTTCGCCTCGTTTCTGGTCTCCGGCTCGGTCTCCTGGATGTATTACGCTGACCGCCTGATGGAGTTTCCGTCCGGCGTACTGGGCGTGGCGCTCGGGACTATCCTGCTGCCCTCGCTGTCGAGAAGTTTCGCGAGCGGCAACCATGACGAATATTCGCGCCTGATGGACTGGGGCCTGCGCCTGTGCTTTTTACTGGCGCTGCCAAGCGCGGTGGCGCTCGGCATTCTTGCCAAACCGCTGACCGTTTCGCTGTTCCAGTACGGCAAATTCTCCGGTCACGACGCGCTGATGACCCAACAGGCGCTGGTGGCGTACTCGGTCGGACTGATGGGGCTGATTGTGGTGAAAGTGCTGGCGCCGGGGTTCTATTCGCGCCAGGACATCAAAACGCCGGTGAAAATCGCCATCGTGACGCTCATCATGACGCAGGTGATGAACCTCGTGTTTATCGGGCCGTTGAAACACGCGGGGCTGGCGCTCTCGATTGGTCTTGCGGCCTGTCTTAACGCGAGCCTGCTCTACTGGCAACTGCGTAAGCGTAAAATTTTCCAGCCGCAGCCGGGGTGGGGCGCCTTTTTGACGCGGCTGATTATCGCGGTGCTGGTGATGTCCGCGGCGCTTATCGGCGTGATGCATTTCATGCCGGACTGGGCGCAGGGCAGCATGCCGCTGCGTCTGCTGCGTCTTGCGGGCGTGGTAGTCGCAGGCGTTATCGCGTATTTCGCGACGCTCACCGTGCTTGGCTTCCGCGTGCGGGATTTCGCGCGTCGTACGGTGTAA
- the flgG gene encoding flagellar basal-body rod protein FlgG produces the protein MISSLWIAKTGLDAQQTNMDVIANNLANVSTNGFKRQRAVFEDLLYQTIRQPGAQSSEQTTLPSGLQIGTGVRPVATERLHTQGNLSQTNNSKDVAIKGQGFFQVLLPDGTSAYTRDGSFQVDQNGQLVTAGGFQVQPAITIPANALSITVGRDGVVSVTQQGTAAPVQVGQINLTTFMNDSGLESIGENLYTETQSSGTPNESTPGLNGAGLLYQGYVETSNVNVAEELVNMIQVQRAYEINSKAVSTTDQMLQKLTQL, from the coding sequence ATGATCAGTTCCTTATGGATTGCCAAAACCGGCCTCGACGCCCAGCAAACCAATATGGACGTTATCGCCAACAACCTGGCGAACGTCAGCACCAACGGTTTTAAACGTCAGCGCGCGGTGTTTGAAGATCTGCTTTACCAGACCATCCGCCAGCCGGGCGCGCAGTCTTCTGAACAGACGACGCTGCCTTCCGGCCTGCAGATTGGTACCGGTGTGCGCCCTGTCGCCACCGAGCGTCTGCACACGCAGGGCAACCTGTCTCAGACCAACAACAGCAAAGATGTCGCGATTAAAGGCCAGGGCTTCTTCCAGGTTCTGCTGCCGGACGGCACCTCCGCGTATACCCGCGACGGTTCTTTCCAGGTGGATCAGAACGGCCAGCTCGTGACCGCGGGCGGTTTCCAGGTTCAGCCGGCTATCACCATTCCTGCGAACGCGCTGAGCATCACCGTCGGTCGCGACGGCGTAGTGAGCGTGACCCAGCAGGGAACGGCGGCGCCGGTACAGGTCGGCCAGATCAACCTGACCACCTTTATGAACGACAGCGGTCTGGAAAGCATTGGTGAAAACCTCTACACCGAAACCCAGTCCTCCGGCACGCCGAACGAAAGCACGCCGGGCCTGAACGGTGCAGGGCTGCTGTATCAGGGTTATGTCGAAACCTCTAACGTCAACGTGGCGGAAGAGCTGGTCAACATGATCCAGGTACAGCGCGCTTACGAGATCAACAGTAAAGCGGTTTCCACCACTGACCAGATGCTGCAAAAACTGACGCAACTCTAA
- a CDS encoding flagellar basal body rod protein FlgF: MDHAIYTAMGAASQTLNQQSVTASNLANASTPGFRAQLNALRAVPVEGLSLPTRTLVTASTPGVNMSQGSLDYTSRPLDVAIQGSDGWLAVQAPDGTEAYTRNGNIQRTATGQLTIQGNPVMGEGGPVVVPEGAEVTIAADGTISVLNPGDAPNTIAPVGRLKMVKASAKEVVRGDDGLFRLNQQAQTARGATLQADPTVTLMSGVLEGSNVKPVEAMTDMIANARRFEMQMKIITSVDENEQRANQLLSIS, translated from the coding sequence ATGGATCACGCAATTTATACCGCCATGGGCGCCGCCAGCCAGACGCTGAACCAGCAGTCTGTCACGGCGAGCAACCTGGCCAACGCATCAACGCCTGGCTTTCGTGCTCAGCTCAACGCGCTGCGCGCCGTGCCGGTAGAAGGGCTGTCATTGCCAACCCGCACGCTGGTCACGGCGTCCACCCCTGGCGTGAATATGAGCCAGGGGTCGCTCGACTACACCTCCCGTCCGCTGGACGTTGCCATTCAGGGCAGCGACGGCTGGCTGGCGGTGCAGGCACCCGATGGCACCGAAGCGTATACCCGCAACGGTAACATCCAGCGCACGGCGACCGGCCAGCTCACCATTCAGGGAAATCCTGTGATGGGTGAGGGCGGTCCGGTCGTGGTGCCGGAAGGCGCGGAAGTCACGATCGCCGCCGACGGTACGATTTCCGTACTGAACCCGGGCGACGCCCCGAACACTATCGCGCCGGTGGGCCGTCTGAAGATGGTTAAAGCCAGCGCGAAGGAAGTGGTTCGCGGCGACGACGGACTGTTTCGTTTAAACCAGCAGGCGCAGACCGCCCGCGGCGCGACGTTGCAGGCCGACCCGACTGTCACCCTGATGTCCGGGGTGCTGGAAGGCAGTAACGTGAAACCCGTGGAAGCCATGACCGACATGATAGCCAACGCCCGTCGCTTCGAGATGCAGATGAAAATCATCACCAGCGTCGATGAAAACGAGCAGCGCGCTAACCAGTTATTGTCGATAAGTTAA
- the flgA gene encoding flagellar basal body P-ring formation chaperone FlgA produces MKSLKFCLAAGLLLLSPGIFADALNAQLTPFFLQRLAGISDAVVVTVKTPEPQRLTCDNPDFSLPGNARLWGNLSVQVRCGEQKRYMQVNVQAFGNYVVASQPVARGGMLDESNVRLERGRLDLLPPNAMLNLDQAREAVTLRDLAANQPVMLSMVRQSWRVKAGQQVQILANGEGFSINGEGRALNNAAVAQNARVRMASGQVVSGIVGSDGIILINL; encoded by the coding sequence ATGAAGAGCCTGAAATTCTGTCTCGCCGCGGGTTTACTGCTGTTAAGTCCCGGCATTTTCGCCGATGCGCTCAACGCGCAGCTGACGCCGTTTTTTCTGCAGCGTCTGGCAGGAATTAGCGATGCGGTAGTGGTGACGGTGAAAACGCCGGAGCCGCAGAGACTCACCTGTGACAATCCTGATTTCAGCCTGCCGGGCAACGCGCGTTTATGGGGAAACCTCAGCGTGCAGGTGCGTTGCGGCGAGCAGAAACGGTACATGCAGGTGAATGTTCAGGCCTTCGGAAACTACGTGGTGGCCAGTCAGCCTGTCGCGCGCGGCGGCATGCTGGATGAGTCTAACGTCCGCCTGGAACGCGGCCGTCTGGATCTCCTGCCGCCAAACGCTATGCTCAATCTTGACCAGGCGCGCGAAGCTGTTACTCTGCGTGACCTCGCGGCAAACCAGCCGGTGATGCTGTCGATGGTGCGTCAGTCCTGGCGCGTAAAAGCGGGTCAGCAAGTCCAGATCCTCGCCAACGGCGAAGGCTTTAGCATCAATGGCGAAGGCCGCGCCCTCAACAATGCGGCGGTGGCGCAAAACGCCCGGGTCAGAATGGCCTCAGGCCAGGTGGTCAGCGGCATCGTGGGTTCTGATGGGATTATTCTGATTAACCTGTAA
- the flgC gene encoding flagellar basal body rod protein FlgC, which produces MALLNIFDIAGSAMTAQSKRMNVAASNLANADSATGPDGQPYRAKQVVFQVDAAPGAATGGVKVTDVVESQAPDKLVYEPGNPLADAKGYVRMPNVDVVGEMVNSMSASRSYQANVEVLNTVKSMMLKTLTLGQ; this is translated from the coding sequence ATGGCGCTTTTAAATATTTTCGACATTGCCGGTTCCGCGATGACCGCGCAATCCAAACGCATGAACGTGGCGGCAAGTAACCTTGCCAACGCCGACAGTGCGACCGGGCCGGATGGTCAGCCTTATCGCGCAAAGCAGGTGGTTTTCCAGGTTGACGCCGCACCAGGTGCTGCGACCGGCGGTGTAAAGGTGACGGATGTCGTGGAAAGCCAGGCTCCGGACAAACTGGTCTACGAGCCAGGCAACCCGCTGGCGGATGCCAAGGGGTATGTCCGTATGCCGAACGTTGACGTGGTCGGCGAGATGGTGAACTCCATGTCCGCCTCCCGCAGCTACCAGGCCAACGTTGAAGTGCTGAACACCGTGAAAAGCATGATGCTGAAAACGCTCACGCTCGGTCAATAA
- the flgB gene encoding flagellar basal body rod protein FlgB, with protein MLDKLDAALRFQQEAINLRAQRQEILAANIANADTPGYQARDIDFASQLKKVMDQGRASGSTMTLAMTSSRHIPAQASTGASLDLLYRVPDQPSMDGNTVDMDRERTQFADNSLKYQTDLQVLGGQIKSMMSVLQQQ; from the coding sequence ATGCTCGATAAACTGGACGCCGCGCTGCGCTTCCAACAGGAAGCTATCAATTTACGCGCTCAGCGTCAGGAGATTCTGGCGGCCAATATCGCCAACGCCGATACCCCCGGTTATCAGGCGCGCGATATTGATTTCGCCAGCCAACTGAAAAAAGTGATGGATCAGGGCCGCGCGTCAGGCAGCACCATGACGCTCGCCATGACTTCATCGCGCCATATTCCGGCTCAGGCGTCGACCGGCGCTTCTCTTGATTTGCTGTACCGCGTGCCGGATCAGCCGTCTATGGATGGCAACACCGTCGATATGGACCGTGAGCGTACCCAGTTTGCTGACAATAGCCTGAAGTATCAGACCGATCTGCAGGTTCTTGGCGGCCAAATCAAAAGCATGATGTCCGTGCTGCAGCAACAGTAA
- a CDS encoding Gfo/Idh/MocA family protein, whose amino-acid sequence MAKLRVGVVGLGGIAQKAWLPVLSQATDWTLVGAFSPTRAKALPVCEAYRMPYIDSLQALAAQCDAVFVHSATSSHYQVVSELLNAGVHVCVDKPLAENLADAERLVTQAKQRHLTLMVGFNRRFAPLYRDLKNALGAGASLRMDKHRADSVGPHDLRFTLLDDYLHLVDTALWLGGGEATLTSGALQITAQGEMWYAEHHFRRGDLSITTSMHRRAGSQREWVQAVTDGALIDVTDMREWREERGAGVVQRPVPGWQSTLEQRGFAGCARHFIDCVQNQTVPETAGEQALLAQRVVERLWREAMRE is encoded by the coding sequence GTGGCGAAATTACGCGTTGGGGTTGTCGGGCTTGGCGGTATTGCGCAAAAAGCCTGGTTGCCGGTGCTGTCACAGGCGACGGACTGGACGCTCGTGGGGGCGTTCTCCCCGACGCGCGCGAAAGCGCTGCCGGTCTGCGAGGCGTACCGGATGCCGTATATCGATTCGCTACAGGCGCTGGCCGCGCAGTGCGACGCGGTTTTTGTCCACAGCGCCACCAGCAGTCATTACCAGGTGGTCAGCGAATTGCTGAACGCGGGCGTCCATGTCTGCGTCGATAAACCGCTGGCGGAAAACCTCGCCGACGCCGAGCGTCTGGTGACGCAGGCGAAACAGCGCCATCTTACGCTGATGGTCGGCTTCAACCGCCGTTTCGCGCCGCTCTATCGCGATCTGAAAAACGCGCTGGGGGCGGGGGCGTCGCTGCGCATGGATAAACACCGCGCCGACAGCGTTGGCCCGCATGACCTGCGCTTCACGCTGCTGGATGATTATCTGCATCTGGTAGATACCGCGCTGTGGCTCGGCGGCGGCGAGGCGACGCTTACGAGCGGCGCGTTGCAAATCACCGCGCAGGGCGAGATGTGGTACGCCGAACACCATTTCCGCCGCGGCGATCTGTCCATCACCACCAGTATGCACCGTCGCGCCGGTAGCCAGCGCGAGTGGGTGCAGGCGGTCACCGACGGCGCGCTGATTGACGTGACCGACATGCGCGAGTGGCGCGAAGAGCGCGGCGCAGGCGTGGTGCAGCGTCCGGTGCCTGGCTGGCAGAGCACGCTGGAGCAGCGCGGTTTTGCGGGCTGTGCGCGGCACTTCATCGACTGCGTGCAGAATCAGACGGTTCCTGAAACCGCAGGCGAGCAGGCGCTTCTTGCCCAGCGCGTGGTGGAGCGGCTCTGGCGCGAGGCGATGCGCGAGTAA
- the flgN gene encoding flagella biosynthesis chaperone FlgN, whose translation MSRLSEVLDQMTTVLNSLKSVMDAEQQQLSAGSLNSSALQRITEEKSSLLATLDYLEQQRRSEQKTHRDAPPDMAQRWQTITQKTLHLRDLNMHNGWLLEGQMARNQQALAVLKPMQEPALYGANGQTAANMHRGGKKIAI comes from the coding sequence ATGAGCCGTCTGTCAGAAGTGTTAGACCAAATGACAACTGTCCTGAATTCGCTGAAATCTGTGATGGATGCGGAGCAGCAGCAGTTATCCGCGGGCAGTCTCAACAGCAGTGCGCTTCAGCGCATCACTGAAGAGAAAAGCTCGCTGCTGGCCACGCTGGACTATCTTGAACAGCAGCGCCGCAGCGAACAGAAAACGCACCGTGACGCGCCGCCGGACATGGCGCAACGCTGGCAGACGATCACTCAGAAAACCCTGCACCTGCGCGATTTAAATATGCATAACGGCTGGTTGCTCGAAGGGCAAATGGCGCGTAACCAGCAGGCGCTGGCGGTGTTAAAGCCGATGCAAGAGCCAGCGCTTTACGGCGCGAACGGGCAGACTGCCGCGAATATGCATCGCGGCGGGAAGAAAATCGCCATCTGA
- the rimJ gene encoding ribosomal protein S5-alanine N-acetyltransferase, protein MFGYRSNVPKVRLTTDRLVVRLVHDRDAWRLADYYAENRQFLKPWEPVRDESHCYPSGWQARLGMINELHKQGSAFYFALLDPDETEIRGVANFSNVVRGSFHACYLGYSLGEKWQGQGLMFEALTSAIRYMQRSQHMHRIMANYMPHNQRSGDLLARLGFEKEGYAKDYLLIDGVWRDHVLTALTSREWTPGR, encoded by the coding sequence ATGTTTGGCTACCGAAGTAACGTGCCGAAAGTAAGATTAACAACCGATCGCCTGGTGGTGCGCCTGGTGCACGATCGCGACGCATGGCGGCTGGCGGATTACTACGCCGAGAACCGCCAGTTTCTGAAACCCTGGGAGCCTGTCCGTGATGAAAGCCACTGCTACCCCTCGGGCTGGCAGGCGCGGCTTGGCATGATCAACGAACTCCACAAACAGGGCAGCGCCTTTTACTTTGCGCTGCTCGATCCGGACGAAACGGAAATCCGCGGCGTCGCTAACTTTTCCAATGTGGTGCGCGGCTCGTTCCACGCCTGTTATCTTGGCTATTCGCTGGGCGAAAAGTGGCAGGGGCAGGGGCTGATGTTTGAAGCGCTCACCAGCGCCATTCGCTACATGCAGCGCAGCCAGCATATGCACCGCATCATGGCTAACTATATGCCGCACAACCAGCGCAGCGGCGATCTGCTGGCACGCCTCGGGTTTGAAAAAGAAGGCTATGCCAAAGATTACTTACTGATAGACGGCGTCTGGCGCGATCACGTGCTGACCGCGCTCACCTCGCGCGAATGGACGCCGGGGCGCTGA